One Cuculus canorus isolate bCucCan1 chromosome 1, bCucCan1.pri, whole genome shotgun sequence DNA segment encodes these proteins:
- the LOC104065023 gene encoding interleukin-2 receptor subunit alpha, with product MELKCLLMWLLLGSIKGSKTEECPDLPVTEFADVTAETYAPGTKLYYQCDNGYTRRKGQYLGIECMRTEHGASWEYAVFQCIERKDLSSAAPTMKLDFTQKSERKTESPAPQKPENLSELGQKDFCGPPKSIPHASLSSEKSYHLGQVLHFKCQSGFDKRLPTSGTIVCKMVNGKITWTPLEMRCTNDSSYFEESPPQTIEQGSNHPSFSSSVILPVTAIFLVLVIIPCVFV from the exons aagaaTGCCCAGATCTTCCAGTGACTGAATTTGCAGATGTTACTGCTGAAACGTATGCACCGGGGACCAAACTGTATTATCAATGTGACAATGGctacacaagaagaaaaggccAATATTTGGGAATTGAGTGTATGAGAACAGAGCACGGTGCTTCTTGGGAATACGCGGTATTTCAATGCATTG agaggaaagattTGTCTTCAGCAGCTCCCACAATGAAGTTAGATTTTACAcagaagtcagaaagaaaaacagagagccCTGCACCCCAGAAACCAGAGAACCTGTCAGAGTTGGGCCAGAAAG ATTTTTGTGGTCCTCCCAAGAGTATTCCACATGCCTCTTTAAGCTCGGAAAAAAGCTATCACTTAGGACAAGTACTACATTTCAAATGTCAGAGTGGTTTCGATAAGCGATTGCCCACCTCTGGCACCATAGTTTGCAAGATGGTGAATGGCAAAATCACCTGGACCCCCCTTGAAATGCGATGCACCAATGACAGCAGCTATTTTGAAGAATCGCCACCACAGACTATTGAGCAAG gTTCGAATCACCcatccttttcctcatctgtgaTACTGCCAGTGACAG cTATCTTTCTTGTTCTGGTTATCATTCCCTGTGTCTTTGTGTGA